From one Lycium ferocissimum isolate CSIRO_LF1 chromosome 7, AGI_CSIRO_Lferr_CH_V1, whole genome shotgun sequence genomic stretch:
- the LOC132065769 gene encoding pentatricopeptide repeat-containing protein At5g38730, producing MAYLVRTNVDNEMVKAVAAVILKGHWDNLLKPKIGSCVTSTTVSQALLDLSQSYFSLSWSFFKWAESVPNYKHSLQSSWTMIYILTKQKHFKTAQEMLQKVAIKDFLSSPTVLNALVSSNLNNDVNSHLLSWLVIYYANSKLPHDAIQVFEHMRVCKLMPHMHACTSLLNSLVKDGLTDTLWKIYKKMQKMGVVPNIYIYNVLMHACCKSGDVERAEDLLREMEFKAIFPDLYTYNTLISLYCKKGMHYEALCVQDRMERTGVRPDIVTYNSLIYSYCREGRMREAMRLFKEIKDAIANLVTYTTLIDGYCRANSVTEALKLRDAMEAKGLYPGVVTYNSILRKLCEQGQMKDANILLNEMNEKRVVPDNVTCNTLINGYCKIGDMKSALKVKNKMLEGGLKPDRFTYNAMIHGFCKVKDTDGAKEVLFDMVRIGLSPSYCSYSWLVDAYCHLINEGAVISLLDEFTRRGYLVDVSFYRAIIRRLCKKGKIDGAEKVFHIMQSKGVLGDSLIYATLAYAYFKVGKVDAASYLLDDMYKRRLMITLKMYKGFNASYSDENSLLDMFWGNVVQRGLISRTVYDDIQQLKILS from the coding sequence atGGCCTACCTGGTTCGCACAAATGTTGACAATGAAATGGTCAAAGCTGTTGCTGCAGTTATCCTCAAGGGACACTGGGACAACCTTTTGAAGCCTAAGATCGGTTCATGTGTGACTTCCACCACTGTTAGTCAAGCCCTTCTTGATTTATCGCAATCTTATTTCTCCCTCTCATGGTCATTCTTTAAGTGGGCTGAATCAGTTCCCAATTACAAGCATTCGTTGCAATCTTCTTGGACTATGATTTACATACTCACCAAACAAAAACACTTCAAAACTGCACAAGAGATGCTTCAAAAGGTGGCGATCAAAGACTTTCTATCATCACCGACAGTTTTGAATGCACTTGTGAGCTCCAATCTGAATAATGATGTGAACTCACATCTTTTAAGTTGGTTGGTAATATACTATGCTAATTCAAAGCTACCCCATGATGCAATTCAGGTTTTTGAGCATATGAGGGTTTGTAAGCTTATGCCCCATATGCATGCTTGTACTAGCCTTCTGAATTCATTGGTCAAGGATGGGTTGACTGATACTTTGTggaaaatttacaaaaagaTGCAAAAAATGGGGGTggttccaaatatatatatctataacgTGCTTATGCATGCTTGTTGTAAGTCTGGTGATGTAGAGCGGGCTGAAGATTTGTTGAGAGAAATGGAGTTTAAGGCTATATTCCCTGACCTTTACACTTATAACACGTTGATATCATTGTACTGCAAGAAAGGCATGCATTATGAAGCTTTGTGCGTGCAGGATAGGATGGAAAGAACAGGAGTACGCCCTGATATTGTAACCTATAATTCCTTAATTTACAGTTACTGTAGGGAAGGGAGAATGAGGGAGGCTATGAGGCTTTTCAAGGAAATTAAAGATGCTATCGCTAACCTGGTTACGTACACTACATTGATAGATGGATATTGTAGAGCCAACAGCGTTACTGAAGCTTTAAAACTGAGAGATGCAATGGAGGCAAAGGGCTTGTATCCAGGGGTTGTCACTTACAACTCAATTCTTCGGAAATTGTGTGAACAAGGCCAGATGAAGGATGCAAATATACTATTAAATGAGATGAATGAGAAGAGAGTTGTACCTGATAATGTGACATGCAACACTCTGATTAATGGTTACTGCAAGATCGGGGATATGAAATCTGctcttaaagtgaaaaataagatGTTGGAAGGTGGACTAAAACCTGACCGCTTCACTTACAATGCTATGATTCATGGATTTTGTAAAGTAAAGGATACAGATGGGGCCAAagaagttctatttgacatgGTCAGGATTGGACTTTCTCCCAGTTACTGCTCGTATTCGTGGCTTGTGGATGCTTACTGCCACCTGATTAATGAGGGGGCAGTTATCTCATTGCTAGATGAGTTTACAAGAAGAGGTTATCTTGTTGATGTTTCCTTCTATAGGGCAATAATAAGGAGGTTGTGCAAGAAAGGTAAAATTGATGGTGCTGAAAAAGTTTTCCACATCATGCAATCAAAGGGAGTGCTTGGAGATAGTCTGATATATGCTACTCTTGCATATGCTTACTTTAAGGTTGGGAAGGTTGATGCTGCATCATATTTGTTAGACGACATGTACAAAAGAAGGCTAATGATAACTCTCAAAATGTACAAAGGTTTTAATGCTTCTTACTCTGATGAGAATAGCCTTTTAGATATGTTTTGGGGTAACGTGGTGCAAAGAGGTCTGATTTCGAGAACCGTTTACGATGACATCCAGCAATTGAAGATACTATCTTAG